Proteins encoded together in one Salmo salar chromosome ssa08, Ssal_v3.1, whole genome shotgun sequence window:
- the tcirg1a gene encoding V-type proton ATPase 116 kDa subunit a3 isoform X2, with amino-acid sequence MGAFFRSEEVCLVQLFLQSGSAYNCVSELGELGLVEFRDLNPNVNSFQRKFVNEVRRCEEMEKTFTYLEQEIVRSLFPPQAGPLPTPIPVPSAPQPRELMAIEEESERLARELREVSRNRDCLMNQLIQLSQYRGVLIQTHTLTVSQAHPPSTLETVALLDNRQDIRLSFVAGVVHPWKVPSFERLLWRACRGYIIVDFREMEERLELPETGEMVQWTVFLISFWGEQIGQKVKKICDCFHTHTFDYPEGTTEREKILHGLQGRIVDIKTVLSQTEHYLQQLLCRSVTVLPQWKVRVQKCKAVQAVLNLCSPSVTDKCLIAEAWCPVRKLLLLQSALIEGTRKNGSGVDSFYNRLPDPSTPPPTLFHTNSFTAGFQSIVDAYGVARYREVNPAVYTIITFPFLFAVMFGDVGHGLLMTMAALWMVLQERDLNLRTNDNEIWQMMFGGRYLILLMGLFSIYTGAVYNECFSKGLSPFPSGWHLQPMFQHYNWSDETLRENQYLTLDPNVTGVFQGPYPFGIDPIWRLANNHLTFLNSYKMKMSVIIGVVHMTFGVCLSFFNYIHLNQLSSVFLVLIPELLFMQCLFGYLVFMVLFKWVAFSPQDSDRAPSILIHFIDMFLFTENEDNPPLYHGQMIVQRVLVVVALASVPVLLLGKPLYLYYNHRRRANTRGGEERPLVTDTSSINALQGDLEEGGTREEEEFDTADVFMHQAIHTIEYCLGCISNTASYLRLWALSLAHAQLSEVLWVMVMRISLSWQGYVGSVVLAIIFSFFATLTVSILLVMEGLSAFLHALRLHWVEFQNKFYSGTGYKLNAFSFSSILNPL; translated from the exons TTGAACCCCAATGTCAACTCGTTCCAGAGGAAATTTGTGAACGAGGTGCGGCGCTGTGAGGAGATGGAGAAGACCTTCA CGTACCTGGAGCAGGAGATCGTTCGGTCCCTGTTCCCCCCGCAGGCGGGTCCTCTCCCAACCCCCATCCCCGTGCCCTCCGCCCCCCAGCCCAGAGAACTCATGGCCAtcgaggaggagagcgagaggctGGCCAGGGAGCTacgagag GTGTCCAGGAACAGAGACTGTCTGATGAACCAGCTGATCCAGCTCAGCCAATACAGAGGGGTTCTGATccagacacacactctcaccgTCTCACAG GCTCATCCTCCCTCTACTCTGGAGACTGTTGCCTTACTGGACAACAGACAAGACATCAGGCTGAG TTTTGTGGCTGGCGTGGTCCACCCGTGGAAGGTTCCATCGTTTGAGCGGCTGCTATGGCGAGCGTGCCGCGGTTACATCATCGTCGACttcagggagatggaggagaggctgGAGCTTCCTGAAACG GGCGAGATGGTCCAGTGGACAGTCTTCCTCATCTCTTTCTGGGGCGAGCAGATTGGACAGAAAGTCAAGAAGATCTGTGATTG TTTCCACACTCACACCTTTGACTACCCAGAGGGcacgacggagagagagaagattcTGCACGGGCTGCAGGGAAGGATAGTAGACATCAAAACG GTCCTCTCCCAGACGGAACATTACCTGCAGCAGTTGTTGTGTCGCTCGGTGACCGTGCTGCCCCAGTGGAAGGTGCGGGTCCAGAAGTGTAAGGCCGTCCAGGCCGTGCTCAACCTCTGCAGCCCCTCCGTCACTGACAAGTGTCTCATCGCTGAGGCCTGGTGTCCCGTCAGGAAACTGCTACTGCTGCAGAGCGCCCTGATCGAGGGAacg AGGAAGAACGGTAGTGGTGTGGACTCATTCTATAACCGCCTCCCGGACCCCAGCACTCCTCCTCCCACCCTCTTCCACACCAACTCCTTCACAGCCGGCTTCCAGAGCATCGTAGACGCATACGGTGTTGCCAGATACAGAGAGGTCAacccag CGGTGTACACCATCATCACCTTCCCCTTCCTGTTTGCGGTGATGTTTGGGGACGTGGGCCACGGCCTCCTCATGACCATGGCCGCCCTCTGGATGGTGCTGCAGGAGAGAGACCTCAATCTCAGGACCAACGACAACGAG atctggCAGATGATGTTTGGTGGTCGGTATCTGATCCTGCTGATGGGTCTATTCTCTATCTACACCGGAGCCGTCTACAACGAGTGTTTCAGTAAAGGCCTCAGCCCCTTCCCCTCGGGATGGCACCTACAACCTATGTTCCAGCACTACAACTGGAG TGACGAGACTCTGAGGGAGAACCAGTATCTTACTTTGGACCCGAACGTGACCGGAGTGTTCCAGGGGCCCTATCCGTTTGGCATCGACCCG ATCTGGCGGCTGGCCAACAACCACCTGACGTTCCTGAACTCGTACAAGATGAAGATGTCCGTCATCATCGGGGTCGTCCACATGACTTTCGGAGTCTGCCTGTCCTTTTTCAACTACAT TCACTTGAACCAGCTGAGCAGTGTATTCCTGGTACTGATCCCAGAGCTGTTGTTCATGCAGTGTCTGTTTGGCTACCTGGTCTTCATGGTGTTGTTTAAGTGGGTGGCGTTCAGCCCCCAGGACTCAGACCGGGCCCCCAGCATCCTCATACACTTCATAGATATGTTCCTGTTCACTGAGAATGAGGATAATCCGCCCCTCTACCACGGACAG aTGATAGTCCAGAGGGTCCTGGTGGTGGTAGCTCTGGCGTCAGTGCCTGTCCTGTTACTAGGGAAACCACTCTATCTCTACTACAACCACAGGAGAAGAGCCAACACAAGAGGG gGAGAAGAGCGCCCCCTTGTGACGGACACCAGCTCCATCAACGCATTACAAGGAGACCTGGAGGAAGGCGGaaccagagaggaggag GAGTTTGACACAGCGGATGTGTTCATGCACCAGGCCATTCACACTATAGAATACTGTCTGGGCTGCATCTCTAACACAGCTTCCTACCTACGACTGTGGGCCCTCAGCCTCGCACATGCAC agctGTCGGAGGTGCTATGGGTGATGGTGATGCGTATCAGCCTGTCGTGGCAGGGCTACGTGGGATCTGTAGTTCTAGCCATCATCTTTTCCTTCTTCGCCACACTCACTGTCTCCATCCTGCTCGTCATGGAGGGGCTGTCTGCGTTCCTGCACGCGCTCAGATTGCACTG GGTGGAGTTCCAGAATAAGTTCTACAGTGGAACAGGATACAAGCTCAACGCTTTCTCCTTTTCCTCCATCCTGAACCCTCTATAG